From the Deinococcus radiophilus genome, one window contains:
- a CDS encoding SLC13 family permease: MDPVSLVFILLGALLVLFSTEWLSVDVTALLLIAALMLSGLLSPEEALAGFGDATVLTLAALFILAQILVRSGVIRALVGVLAGPGGRRPGRSSEGSGRGLIQRLLSGVTAVSTVTSNTATTAVFLPVMYALSRRTGEHVGRVMMPLAFASILGGSITLIGTSTNLVVSGFLPQLGLEPLGFFELAWVGVPLAVAGLLYLFFVAPRLLPTRESEMEQQVRAYISDLTVAPDSPLVGQTLAQSRLGSDYGLMVVVVRRGERTIYAPEASFRIELGDTLALESDSEGLLAAQDALGLVSRSAEKLSLSGLESEVRLVETVVMPGNELIGRTLREARFRERYGLSVLALHRREKTVERLGGLRVRVGDVLLIQGPETRLRGLGDAFAVLADLTEQQPDGSRAPLAALLFVGALVLAATGLVPLVVALISAVALALALRLISPAEAYRSIEWPVLVLVAAMLAFGAAFQSSGAAEQVAGWLAGTLEPLGGLGALAGVYLFTVLLTQPMSNQAAALVMLPLAVGVAGALGYDPRPFAVTVALAASNSFLTPLEPSCMLVYGPGHYRFADFVRVGGGLTLLTFVLTMLIVPLVWPLTS, from the coding sequence ATGGACCCCGTCAGCCTCGTCTTTATCTTGCTTGGCGCCTTGCTGGTGCTGTTTTCTACCGAGTGGCTGTCGGTGGACGTCACGGCCCTGCTCCTGATCGCCGCACTGATGCTGAGTGGGCTGTTGTCCCCCGAAGAAGCGCTAGCAGGCTTCGGAGACGCCACCGTGCTGACGCTCGCAGCCCTCTTTATCCTGGCGCAGATCCTGGTCCGGAGCGGGGTGATTCGTGCGCTGGTGGGCGTGCTGGCAGGGCCGGGGGGGCGCAGGCCGGGTCGTTCTTCCGAAGGCAGTGGGCGCGGCCTGATTCAGCGCCTCCTGAGCGGGGTTACGGCGGTCAGTACCGTGACCAGCAATACGGCGACCACCGCCGTCTTCTTGCCGGTGATGTACGCCCTGTCCCGCCGCACCGGTGAACATGTCGGGCGGGTCATGATGCCGCTGGCTTTTGCGTCCATTCTGGGTGGATCCATCACCTTGATCGGGACCAGTACCAACTTGGTGGTGTCGGGGTTCTTGCCGCAACTTGGTCTGGAGCCGCTGGGCTTTTTCGAGTTGGCCTGGGTGGGGGTCCCGCTGGCGGTGGCCGGGTTGCTGTACCTCTTTTTCGTGGCGCCCCGGCTGCTGCCGACCCGCGAATCCGAAATGGAGCAGCAGGTGCGCGCCTACATCTCCGATCTGACGGTGGCACCTGACAGTCCGCTGGTGGGGCAGACCCTGGCGCAGTCGCGTCTGGGCAGTGATTATGGATTGATGGTGGTGGTGGTGCGGCGGGGCGAGCGCACCATTTACGCGCCGGAAGCGTCTTTCCGTATAGAGCTGGGGGACACTTTGGCCCTGGAAAGCGATTCGGAGGGGCTGCTGGCGGCCCAGGATGCGCTGGGCCTGGTCAGCCGCTCGGCAGAAAAGTTGTCGCTGAGTGGCCTGGAATCCGAGGTGCGACTGGTTGAAACGGTGGTGATGCCCGGCAACGAGCTGATCGGGCGCACCCTGCGCGAGGCCCGCTTTCGTGAGCGCTATGGCCTGAGTGTCCTGGCGCTGCACCGCCGCGAAAAAACTGTAGAGCGACTCGGGGGCTTGCGGGTACGGGTGGGCGACGTGTTGCTGATTCAGGGGCCTGAAACACGTCTGCGTGGTCTGGGCGACGCTTTTGCGGTGTTGGCCGACCTGACCGAGCAGCAACCGGACGGCTCACGCGCGCCGCTGGCCGCCCTGCTGTTCGTGGGGGCGCTGGTGCTGGCGGCCACCGGGCTGGTGCCGCTGGTGGTGGCCCTGATCAGCGCGGTGGCCCTGGCGCTGGCGCTACGTTTGATCAGCCCTGCCGAGGCTTACCGGTCTATTGAGTGGCCGGTGTTGGTGCTGGTGGCGGCCATGCTGGCCTTCGGCGCGGCCTTTCAGAGCAGTGGGGCCGCAGAGCAGGTTGCCGGTTGGCTGGCGGGAACCCTGGAGCCACTGGGCGGGCTGGGGGCGCTGGCCGGGGTGTATCTCTTTACGGTGCTGTTGACCCAGCCCATGAGCAACCAGGCCGCGGCCCTGGTGATGTTGCCGCTGGCGGTAGGTGTGGCGGGCGCACTGGGTTATGATCCCCGGCCCTTCGCCGTCACGGTGGCCCTGGCCGCCAGTAACTCTTTCCTGACGCCGCTGGAGCCGAGCTGCATGTTGGTGTACGGCCCCGGCCATTACCGCTTTGCCGACTTTGTGCGGGTAGGCGGCGGACTGACACTGCTGACCTTCGTGCTGACCATGTTGATTGTGCCGCTGGTCTGGCCCCTCACCTCCTGA
- the tatA gene encoding twin-arginine translocase TatA/TatE family subunit — protein MNLGPGEILLILVAALILFGPAKLPELGKSLGKGIREFRRGTQGLKDELEGSLKEEPARPAAPQAQPAQVPATQTPMPTVQAQPEVHQTVYSAAPDAQPQPAPARASDMAVNPVVETPTADAPAATPTQTATQNRS, from the coding sequence ATGAACCTCGGTCCCGGTGAAATTCTGCTGATTCTTGTTGCCGCCCTGATTCTGTTTGGTCCGGCCAAATTGCCTGAACTGGGCAAGAGCCTGGGCAAAGGCATCCGTGAATTTCGGCGGGGCACCCAGGGCCTTAAAGATGAGTTGGAAGGCAGTCTGAAAGAAGAACCCGCCCGCCCAGCGGCGCCCCAGGCCCAGCCCGCACAGGTGCCAGCGACACAGACCCCGATGCCGACAGTGCAGGCTCAACCAGAAGTTCACCAGACCGTATACAGCGCCGCACCGGACGCCCAGCCGCAACCTGCACCGGCCCGCGCCTCAGATATGGCGGTCAACCCAGTGGTCGAGACACCCACCGCCGACGCCCCGGCAGCAACGCCCACCCAGACCGCCACGCAAAACCGCAGCTGA
- a CDS encoding YifB family Mg chelatase-like AAA ATPase — MLARVRSAALIGVDAVPVEVEVDVSPGLPSFMVVGLPDQAVSEARERVRAAVRNSGLPFPAARITVNLAPADLRKEGPLYDLPIALGVLAAQELLPLTALREVLCAGELALDGSLRPVAGGVNLALLGADLNLPVLVPAGNAAEAALIEVPVYGAGTLLDAMRHLSGQAILPQTPASVPARDPTAAPDLADVKGQAAAKRALEIAVAGGHNLLMVGSPGSGKTMLARRAAGLLPPLTRAEALEVIRIHSAAGLLTRGMGLSGTPPYRSPHHTVSDAGLIGGGSVPRPGEVSLAHRGVLFLDEFPEFSRKALETLRQPLEDGRVTISRARASVEYPANFQLIAAMNPCPCADQSNDA; from the coding sequence GTGTTAGCCCGTGTTCGCAGCGCCGCCTTGATCGGGGTAGATGCGGTGCCCGTTGAGGTTGAGGTGGATGTCTCGCCAGGTCTGCCGTCTTTTATGGTGGTGGGCCTGCCGGATCAGGCGGTCAGTGAGGCACGCGAGCGGGTGCGGGCAGCCGTCCGCAATTCAGGCCTGCCCTTTCCGGCGGCACGGATTACCGTCAACCTGGCCCCAGCAGACCTGCGTAAAGAAGGCCCGCTCTACGACCTGCCGATTGCGCTGGGCGTCCTGGCCGCGCAGGAGTTGCTGCCCCTGACGGCGCTGCGTGAAGTCCTCTGCGCAGGCGAACTGGCGCTGGACGGTTCCCTGCGCCCAGTGGCGGGGGGGGTGAATCTGGCCCTGTTGGGAGCAGACCTGAACCTGCCGGTGCTGGTTCCCGCAGGCAACGCTGCCGAGGCCGCCTTGATTGAGGTTCCAGTGTACGGGGCGGGGACGTTGCTGGACGCCATGCGTCACCTAAGCGGACAGGCCATCTTGCCTCAGACACCAGCCTCAGTCCCTGCACGGGACCCCACTGCCGCTCCCGACCTGGCCGATGTCAAGGGTCAGGCGGCCGCCAAACGGGCGCTTGAAATTGCCGTTGCGGGCGGCCATAACTTATTGATGGTCGGCAGCCCCGGCAGCGGCAAGACGATGCTGGCCCGCCGCGCCGCAGGACTGCTGCCCCCGCTGACCCGCGCAGAGGCACTGGAAGTGATCCGCATCCACTCGGCGGCGGGGCTGCTGACGCGCGGCATGGGCCTCAGCGGAACGCCACCTTACCGCAGCCCCCACCACACCGTTTCGGACGCAGGCCTGATCGGCGGCGGCAGTGTACCCCGGCCGGGCGAGGTCAGCCTGGCGCACCGGGGCGTGCTGTTTCTGGACGAATTTCCGGAGTTCTCACGCAAGGCCCTGGAGACCCTCCGTCAACCTCTGGAAGATGGGCGAGTCACGATCTCACGCGCCCGCGCCTCGGTGGAATACCCAGCCAACTTTCAGCTGATCGCCGCCATGAATCCTTGCCCCTGTGCAGATCAATCCAACGACGCCTAG
- a CDS encoding recombinase family protein has protein sequence MNHRIAVYRRVSTEEQTTNHSLESQASILRAFADQQGYTVARDYVDGGWSGSSRERPALEQLLADAKEGLFETVLIYRLDRLARSTYLAYSLIQELADLGVGVRSYSEPQIDSSTPMGKVSLGVTAIFAELERDTFMQRSRDGTRKAVKEGRYVGGITAYGYQAEDKQLVVYEPEAEIVRMIFSWVGEQGWSTTKVAQELTRLNIPTKYRRDGRGIRGKDTATYWRAGGVLRLLKNTTYRGEYRYGKRNTKGPNGKDVISVPCPAIVTPELWDAAQATLQRNALTATRNAKHTYMLKSLIKCGGCGCTYIGTRGKKWQGYACSGRSERSGKEQAARCRNPGLAMRDIEGEIWQHICELLSAPERHLEQRPLTLIPAELPLARTALAESRESRKRLTDLYLDPNGPLSKAEYLERLAGLDTQIAELESRISQLSDTAAQEQAYQQQAEELRALAQRYQGELDTADDGLRQTLAHHLVQRITVGADGGVDVEWVI, from the coding sequence ATGAACCACCGCATCGCCGTCTATCGCCGCGTCTCCACGGAGGAGCAGACCACCAACCATAGCCTGGAATCCCAGGCCAGCATCTTACGGGCCTTCGCTGACCAGCAGGGTTACACGGTGGCCCGTGACTATGTGGATGGTGGCTGGAGTGGCAGCAGCCGGGAGCGGCCAGCGCTGGAGCAGCTGCTGGCCGACGCCAAAGAGGGCCTGTTCGAGACGGTGCTGATTTACCGCCTGGACCGACTGGCCCGCAGCACCTACCTGGCCTACTCGCTGATTCAGGAATTGGCCGACCTGGGCGTAGGCGTCCGCTCCTACTCCGAGCCGCAGATTGACAGCAGCACGCCTATGGGCAAGGTCTCGCTGGGCGTGACCGCCATCTTCGCCGAGCTGGAACGGGACACCTTCATGCAGCGCAGCCGGGACGGAACCCGCAAGGCTGTGAAGGAAGGCAGGTACGTTGGGGGGATCACCGCTTATGGCTACCAGGCCGAGGACAAGCAGCTGGTGGTCTATGAGCCGGAGGCCGAGATCGTGCGCATGATCTTCAGCTGGGTTGGGGAGCAGGGCTGGAGCACCACCAAAGTGGCCCAGGAGCTGACGCGGTTGAACATCCCCACCAAGTACCGCCGCGATGGCCGTGGCATTCGCGGGAAGGACACGGCGACCTACTGGCGGGCTGGTGGGGTGCTGCGGCTGCTGAAGAACACCACCTACAGGGGCGAGTATCGCTACGGGAAGCGCAACACCAAAGGCCCCAATGGCAAGGACGTCATCAGCGTGCCCTGCCCGGCCATCGTCACCCCGGAACTGTGGGACGCGGCGCAGGCCACCTTGCAGCGAAACGCCCTGACCGCCACCCGCAATGCCAAACACACCTATATGCTCAAGAGTCTGATCAAGTGTGGGGGCTGTGGCTGCACTTACATCGGAACCAGGGGCAAGAAGTGGCAGGGGTACGCCTGCTCAGGCCGCTCGGAGCGCAGCGGTAAGGAGCAGGCGGCCCGCTGCCGCAATCCTGGCCTGGCTATGCGGGACATTGAGGGTGAGATCTGGCAGCACATCTGTGAGCTGCTCAGTGCCCCGGAGCGGCATCTGGAGCAGCGTCCCCTAACCCTGATCCCGGCTGAGCTGCCGCTGGCCCGCACCGCCCTGGCTGAGTCACGGGAAAGCCGTAAGCGACTGACCGACCTCTACCTAGACCCAAATGGTCCACTGAGCAAGGCCGAATATCTGGAGCGCCTCGCCGGACTGGACACGCAGATCGCCGAACTTGAAAGCCGCATCAGTCAGCTGAGCGATACTGCGGCGCAGGAGCAGGCCTACCAGCAGCAGGCTGAGGAGCTGCGCGCCCTGGCACAGCGCTATCAGGGCGAGCTGGACACCGCCGATGACGGGCTACGGCAAACGCTAGCGCACCACCTGGTGCAGCGTATTACGGTGGGGGCTGACGGTGGGGTAGACGTGGAGTGGGTGATTTAG
- a CDS encoding HNH endonuclease codes for MLDKIKGAFQGLMQGINESIEERKRAEEERQEQLREYVRQLREGNLPDVHSQLLLDPGEHCYLESPAMYTRQLKSGPKMVNGMLTVTNTRVIFTAQSGGWKVGLGNVLAVQGEGQHFNLKTGGSKGNGQLSTQGQYAGLIVESAVKLHKRLMLLPQAERASRSIPQAVKLEVWHRDHGKCVECGDTNYLEFDHVIPHSKGGATSVGNLQLLCRRCNLAKGDRL; via the coding sequence GTGCTAGACAAGATCAAGGGGGCCTTCCAGGGCCTGATGCAGGGCATTAACGAAAGCATTGAAGAACGCAAGCGCGCTGAAGAGGAGCGTCAGGAACAGCTGCGGGAGTACGTGCGGCAGCTTCGAGAAGGCAACCTACCCGACGTGCATTCTCAGCTGCTGCTAGACCCGGGTGAGCACTGCTACCTGGAAAGCCCGGCCATGTATACCCGCCAGTTGAAGTCGGGACCGAAGATGGTGAATGGCATGCTGACTGTGACCAATACGCGTGTCATTTTTACGGCGCAGTCGGGCGGCTGGAAGGTGGGCCTCGGCAACGTGCTGGCCGTACAGGGTGAGGGACAGCATTTCAACTTGAAAACAGGAGGCTCCAAAGGCAATGGGCAACTGAGTACCCAGGGCCAATATGCGGGGCTGATCGTTGAATCTGCCGTCAAGCTGCATAAGCGGCTGATGCTGCTGCCACAGGCTGAGCGGGCCAGCAGGAGCATCCCACAGGCAGTCAAGCTGGAAGTCTGGCACCGTGACCATGGCAAGTGCGTCGAGTGCGGCGATACCAACTATCTGGAGTTCGATCACGTCATTCCACACAGCAAGGGCGGGGCGACCAGTGTAGGCAACCTGCAACTGCTCTGTCGGCGCTGCAATCTGGCTAAGGGTGATCGGCTGTGA
- a CDS encoding excalibur calcium-binding domain-containing protein: MARRKKVVAPIAAAPRPKKKAKWPWVVGGLVILGAAMGGGDENTDTVSQTEIAQEAPAQEAAPQPLVSEVPAEETEAAEPAETEPEAEEVAPVEAEPEVAVADELLALGNVPDALNPQEHSTEQDRHYYSWDRPNLGETVNMVWRAPDDWWFEIEGPAFTAGDLGDLELADGTFSRLSTGPLAGVLALDNGPIVMHLQTQKYYDAEQALFEESSETVAEPLPLAATEEVPAEVYFANCSEAEAAGYSNMTPSDPGYRPKLDGDSDGLACES, translated from the coding sequence ATGGCACGCAGGAAGAAAGTAGTCGCCCCCATAGCTGCAGCACCCCGCCCCAAGAAGAAAGCCAAGTGGCCTTGGGTCGTTGGTGGCTTGGTCATTCTCGGTGCAGCGATGGGAGGCGGTGACGAGAACACGGACACCGTCAGCCAGACGGAGATCGCACAGGAAGCCCCTGCTCAGGAAGCGGCTCCCCAGCCCCTAGTATCAGAGGTCCCTGCGGAAGAGACTGAAGCAGCTGAGCCAGCAGAGACTGAGCCTGAAGCCGAAGAGGTAGCCCCGGTAGAAGCGGAGCCTGAAGTAGCGGTCGCGGATGAGCTGCTGGCACTGGGCAATGTACCTGACGCCCTGAATCCGCAGGAGCACAGCACCGAGCAAGACCGGCACTACTACAGCTGGGACCGGCCTAACCTAGGTGAAACCGTGAACATGGTATGGCGTGCCCCGGATGACTGGTGGTTCGAGATAGAGGGGCCAGCCTTCACCGCTGGTGATCTGGGCGACCTGGAACTTGCAGATGGCACGTTCAGCCGGCTGAGTACGGGTCCGCTGGCTGGCGTGCTTGCCCTGGACAATGGACCCATCGTCATGCACCTGCAGACCCAGAAGTACTACGACGCCGAACAGGCGTTGTTCGAGGAATCAAGCGAGACGGTGGCTGAGCCCTTGCCACTGGCCGCTACAGAAGAGGTACCGGCAGAGGTGTACTTTGCAAACTGCTCCGAGGCTGAGGCTGCCGGTTACAGCAACATGACCCCTAGTGACCCTGGCTACCGTCCCAAATTGGACGGGGACAGTGATGGGCTGGCGTGCGAGTCGTGA
- a CDS encoding S24 family peptidase, producing the protein MLNFFIPRRYAPSRAPFIGSASAGIPLDPESPFATQPHVPIPLGFRRHGMFVVQADGDSMTLPDGSGITHGSLVLVHGRDVLTERGHCYAFRLDDGTLVLKRLNLYQGRPALHSDNPAYGPLLLDAGIRNLGRVYAYNVAGRGWVSSGYRGL; encoded by the coding sequence GTGCTGAACTTTTTTATCCCTCGCCGTTATGCTCCCAGCCGAGCGCCCTTCATCGGTTCCGCCAGTGCTGGAATCCCCCTGGATCCAGAGAGTCCCTTTGCCACGCAGCCGCATGTGCCGATTCCGCTGGGGTTCCGGCGTCACGGCATGTTCGTGGTGCAGGCGGACGGGGACAGCATGACCCTGCCGGATGGGAGTGGGATCACCCACGGGAGCCTGGTGCTGGTGCATGGGCGTGACGTGCTGACCGAGCGGGGCCACTGCTACGCCTTCCGGCTGGACGATGGCACGCTGGTACTGAAGCGGCTGAATCTGTATCAGGGCCGACCAGCGCTGCACAGTGACAACCCGGCGTATGGGCCGCTGCTGCTGGACGCGGGGATCCGCAACCTGGGCCGGGTGTACGCCTACAACGTGGCGGGCCGGGGCTGGGTGTCGAGTGGGTACCGGGGGCTGTAG
- a CDS encoding LexA family transcriptional regulator translates to MARGRTTTKVVPEWAIALKLRRVQLGISQEGIADLTGGVVSQSTMSSLEVGRQHLTDLAYMRVVALARALNWTLSDMQRVTGVDLGMTEATLVGEGSVDVYPLAAALDFDTPGMPVDHVAVAPGIQQPAVLRMDSEEMNGTGSASIRPGDHLHIDLSLTSPEEGKVYVVLDQDGVHVRQYTESRLGAIFRAENHDFEPIPAADAQVVGQVVAVAHPVTPLLN, encoded by the coding sequence ATGGCTAGAGGTCGAACCACCACCAAAGTTGTGCCGGAGTGGGCTATAGCGCTCAAATTACGGCGTGTTCAGCTTGGTATCTCCCAAGAGGGGATCGCTGATCTGACAGGTGGTGTTGTCTCGCAGAGCACCATGTCCAGCTTGGAAGTTGGGCGACAACATCTCACCGATCTCGCCTACATGCGCGTCGTTGCCCTCGCCCGCGCCCTGAACTGGACGCTTTCCGACATGCAGCGGGTGACGGGGGTGGACCTGGGGATGACCGAGGCCACCCTGGTCGGCGAAGGCAGCGTAGACGTGTATCCGCTGGCCGCCGCGCTGGACTTCGATACCCCTGGAATGCCGGTGGATCATGTGGCGGTGGCCCCAGGCATCCAGCAGCCCGCCGTGCTGCGAATGGACAGTGAGGAGATGAACGGCACGGGCAGCGCCAGCATTCGCCCAGGCGACCACCTGCACATCGATCTGAGCCTGACCTCCCCAGAGGAAGGCAAGGTCTATGTGGTGCTGGATCAGGACGGGGTGCATGTCCGCCAGTACACCGAGTCCCGGCTTGGGGCCATCTTCCGCGCTGAGAACCATGACTTTGAACCCATCCCTGCGGCGGACGCCCAGGTGGTCGGCCAGGTCGTTGCCGTTGCCCACCCCGTCACACCGCTTCTGAACTGA
- a CDS encoding helix-turn-helix transcriptional regulator, with translation MVEKRYNLTGLKGIREARGITQQQLSEQAGVSIATIQKQEQGVQRDVSLSIALPIAQALEVSVEQLFLLEITSKNVEGQKGATHAK, from the coding sequence ATGGTAGAGAAGAGATACAACCTGACGGGCCTCAAGGGCATCCGCGAAGCCAGAGGGATCACTCAGCAACAGCTCTCTGAGCAGGCTGGGGTATCAATCGCAACCATCCAGAAGCAAGAGCAGGGCGTCCAGCGCGATGTGTCGCTGAGTATCGCCCTGCCCATCGCCCAGGCATTGGAAGTCTCTGTTGAACAGCTTTTTTTGCTTGAAATTACCAGTAAAAACGTAGAAGGCCAAAAAGGAGCCACCCATGCCAAGTAA
- a CDS encoding BRO family protein: protein MNLQKFDFHTQGVRVVVVGGQPWFIGRDVAVVLGYANPQKAIRDHVDEEDRGGERIVTPSGEQEVTVINESGLYSLILKSKLPSAKAFKRWVTAEVLPSIRQTGGYQLAPAPAALPSYPEALRQLADTLEEKAQVEARLALAAPKVEAYDALMDSEGLMLMREAGKVLGIGQNRLYALLRELGIIIPKSCEPYQCHVDAGRFVLRTVTYMRGDTQASSQTTYVTTKGLEYIRQRLQKAGAA from the coding sequence GTGAATCTGCAAAAGTTCGACTTTCACACCCAGGGTGTGCGCGTGGTGGTGGTGGGAGGCCAGCCCTGGTTTATCGGTAGGGATGTGGCCGTAGTGCTGGGGTATGCCAACCCTCAGAAGGCCATTCGCGACCACGTAGACGAGGAAGACAGGGGGGGTGAACGAATCGTTACCCCCTCCGGCGAGCAGGAAGTAACCGTTATTAACGAGTCGGGACTGTACAGCCTGATTCTGAAGTCGAAGCTCCCCAGTGCCAAGGCGTTCAAACGCTGGGTGACGGCTGAAGTGCTGCCCAGCATTCGCCAGACCGGCGGCTACCAGCTGGCCCCGGCGCCGGCGGCCTTGCCCAGCTACCCCGAAGCCCTGCGCCAACTGGCCGACACGCTGGAAGAGAAGGCTCAGGTGGAAGCGCGGCTGGCCCTGGCTGCACCCAAGGTGGAGGCGTATGACGCCCTGATGGACAGCGAAGGGCTGATGCTGATGCGCGAAGCAGGCAAGGTCCTGGGCATCGGTCAGAACCGGCTGTACGCCCTGTTGCGTGAGCTGGGCATCATCATTCCCAAGAGCTGTGAGCCTTACCAGTGCCATGTGGACGCTGGGCGCTTCGTGCTGCGAACCGTGACGTACATGCGCGGTGATACCCAGGCCAGCAGCCAGACCACCTACGTGACCACCAAGGGACTGGAGTACATCCGGCAGCGGCTGCAGAAGGCGGGTGCGGCGTGA
- a CDS encoding helix-turn-helix domain-containing protein produces the protein MSIYATNWAYEQPIKPAGRKFVLVAIANFADSEGRAFPGVGTLAKMTGQDERSVRRHIDALEEKGFIRSQERRRKDGSRTTDELWLQAPAEALNPASTATGQSVRKSTGQNARLQEQPDNLTGTTGQFDQTNRTICHPSPDNLSGHEPSFNHHYEPSLKKHLAADAAAHAPTPPEQATESERSQAVTSQVQPSAGEGTQDTQPAAGEEVPPAPRRAQPSAARRLIEVWNAHRGPLPEVASLSEGRRKAVKKLVRDCGDDVDRAAAVLADAAREVAGDEFWISRRYGFDNLVPGKVFQKAEAWHARAQRPAADGLATAPAVPAARKDWVNHE, from the coding sequence GTGAGCATTTATGCCACCAACTGGGCCTACGAGCAGCCCATCAAGCCAGCAGGCCGGAAGTTCGTGCTGGTGGCCATTGCCAACTTCGCGGATTCCGAGGGCCGGGCCTTTCCTGGCGTGGGCACCCTGGCGAAAATGACCGGTCAAGACGAGCGCAGTGTGCGCCGGCACATCGATGCACTGGAAGAAAAAGGCTTCATCAGGTCCCAGGAGCGCCGCCGCAAGGACGGTTCGAGAACCACCGACGAACTCTGGCTGCAGGCTCCGGCAGAGGCGTTGAATCCGGCCTCAACTGCAACCGGACAATCTGTCCGCAAGTCAACCGGGCAAAATGCCCGCTTGCAGGAACAACCGGACAATTTGACAGGGACTACCGGACAATTTGACCAAACCAACCGGACAATTTGTCACCCCTCACCGGACAATTTGTCAGGGCATGAACCATCATTTAACCATCACTACGAACCATCACTAAAAAAACACCTCGCCGCTGACGCGGCGGCGCACGCCCCCACCCCACCTGAGCAGGCCACGGAGAGCGAACGCTCGCAGGCCGTCACCTCTCAGGTTCAGCCATCCGCCGGCGAGGGCACTCAGGACACCCAGCCCGCTGCAGGTGAAGAAGTTCCGCCGGCGCCGCGCCGCGCGCAGCCCAGTGCGGCCCGCCGGCTGATTGAAGTCTGGAACGCCCACCGAGGCCCACTGCCGGAAGTGGCATCCCTAAGCGAAGGCCGCCGCAAGGCCGTGAAAAAGCTGGTCCGCGACTGCGGCGATGACGTGGACCGCGCTGCCGCAGTGCTGGCCGACGCTGCCCGCGAAGTGGCTGGTGACGAGTTCTGGATCTCCCGCCGCTACGGGTTCGACAACCTGGTGCCCGGCAAGGTCTTCCAGAAGGCCGAAGCCTGGCACGCCCGCGCCCAGCGCCCCGCCGCTGACGGTCTGGCCACTGCGCCAGCCGTCCCTGCCGCCCGAAAGGACTGGGTAAACCATGAGTGA
- a CDS encoding ATP-binding protein, which yields MSDTAPNLQLATPVSPFHALIPTDLAPVDLPETACGTIGCLDGWLVTDRGMLRCPACEAQAQTERLAAQYEQAGVEGTLFHQEWADMQLEHGSWRLARAFGESIGDVLADAINLVLVGEVGRGKTQAGVLLAKDALQAGHSALVVTWADWVDDVMSDYSRRSRTQAEHIEDLVAPDLLVLDDVGAAATQTGELERKLFTRVIDGRYRRRRATVMTSNLTSRQLQDAMGVRAFDRIQHACEWIIFDGPTYRAEVERSRVADTIARIRGEAGL from the coding sequence ATGAGTGACACCGCTCCCAACCTGCAGCTGGCCACGCCGGTCAGCCCCTTCCACGCGCTGATTCCCACCGACCTGGCCCCGGTGGACCTGCCGGAAACGGCCTGCGGCACCATCGGCTGCCTGGATGGCTGGCTGGTCACTGACCGCGGCATGCTGCGCTGCCCGGCCTGTGAGGCTCAGGCCCAGACCGAGCGTCTGGCCGCCCAGTACGAGCAGGCTGGCGTGGAGGGCACGCTGTTCCACCAGGAGTGGGCCGACATGCAGCTGGAGCACGGCTCCTGGCGGCTGGCCCGCGCTTTCGGCGAGAGCATCGGCGACGTGCTGGCAGACGCCATCAACCTGGTGCTGGTGGGCGAGGTGGGACGCGGCAAAACCCAGGCCGGGGTACTGCTGGCCAAGGACGCTCTGCAGGCCGGGCACTCGGCGCTAGTGGTGACCTGGGCGGACTGGGTGGACGACGTGATGAGCGACTACTCGCGCCGCAGCCGGACCCAGGCCGAGCACATTGAGGACCTGGTGGCCCCGGACCTGCTGGTGCTGGACGATGTGGGCGCTGCGGCCACCCAGACCGGCGAACTGGAGCGCAAGCTGTTCACCCGCGTGATCGACGGCCGCTACCGCCGCCGCCGGGCGACGGTGATGACCAGCAACCTGACAAGCCGCCAGCTGCAGGACGCGATGGGCGTGCGCGCCTTTGACCGGATCCAGCATGCCTGCGAGTGGATCATCTTCGACGGCCCGACCTACCGCGCCGAAGTGGAGCGCAGCCGGGTGGCGGACACCATCGCCCGGATTCGTGGGGAGGCGGGGCTGTGA